aatatttaggaataattcaccaaggaggtgaaacacatacactgaaaactacttgctgctgctgctgctgctaagtcgcttcagtcgtgtccgactctgtgcgaccccatagatatcagcccgccaggctcccccgtccctgggattctccaggcaagaacaccggagtgggttgccatttccttctccgatgcatgaaagtgaaaggtgaaagtgaagtcgctcagtcgtgtctgactcttatcgaccccatggattgcagcctatcaggctcctccgtccattggattttccaagcaagagtactggagtgtggtgccatttaaccatttctaaaagaaacccaaaataaacaaataaatctagTAGTCATGGGCTGGAAATCTCAGTACTCTATATTTCCAAGTTACTCAAAGTGCTCCACAGATTTAATGAACTCATTATGAAACTTACAATAGAAGtgtttgcagaaatagaaaaaacttgTCAGAAGTCATAAAGAATTTCAAGGGGACCACAAACTGCAAAAATACTCTTCAATAAGTACAAAGATGCAAGATCAAGGCcaccctttttaaaatttcaagccATATCACAATATAATCCAGATGGTGTAGTACTGGCATAAACACGGATTTATACACCAAGGGAACAGAAGAGAATGCTCAGAAACAAcgatttgcatatatttaaaatctaatGACAAGGATGCTAAGAAAACCCAGTGGAAAAAAGACAGTTGCCATAACAAATGGTGAATCTATGAGTTAAACAATGAAGAGGAAACCTCACCTCCATCAAAAGTAAAAGCATCTCTGTGCCAAACCACAAAATGAACACCGTGAAAAGACAAAATCTGAAGAATGAAGGCAATGAAAGTGAATTTCAAGCTTTCAGAGATTTAGATTCATGTCACAGTTTCAAACAGATGATGGAATAGCACACCATCTATCACTGACACCTGATTCTGAACTTTCCATCCCATTTCCAGTCAAGATTTTGAAGTCAGTGACTCACTCACTTAGCTTCAATTACGTTAGAACAAATTTCCCTTTTTAGGTCTACTTCCAGATTTTACCAGGTACTGTgcagtgatggcaccccactccagtactcttgcttggaaaaccccatggatggaggagtctggtaggctgcagtccatggggtcgctaagagtcagacatgactgagcaacttcactttcccttttcactttcatgcattggagaaggaaatcgcaacccacttcagtgttcttgcctggagaatcccagagacgggggagcctggcgggctgacatctatggggtcgcacagagtccgacacgactaaagcgacttagcagcagcagcagtgcatgttAATACCTGACTTCCACCCACAGCTTCTTAATCCTGATTGACAGAGAGCAGACTGCACATCCAGAAAGATCCGAGACAATCCCTGCCGCCCAACAGCACTGATACCCCTTCTCAAGCCTGTAGGTGAGAAGCCCTGTCCAGGATGGTGCCCTCCACACAAGGTCCAGGCCACTGGGTCATGGGGAGATGGGATCCAAGTGGAGACGACAGGCCCTGAGGGAAGTTCCCTGGTGAGTGTGCATGTACAGGTGTCAGGAAGGATacttcagagtcagacatgactagtaAGTCCAAAGAAAGGATTCAGGGAGGACAGACTGAGAATCAACTGAGAATATGATTTTACCTGAGAAAGagccatttctgttttctttccttttttcctcctcttcccagctTCTTCCTCAGACAATGTAAGTTTTTAGAAGTTGATCTTGCAAGTGGAAAACAGGCTGCTTAAGGCTTAGAATCAACATCCCCCCTTCGTTTGCCACAACCACAAAAACAGGAAGACCTCACTGTGTGGAACAGTCCTTTGGTGTCCACTGCCTCAGGTGGGATGCTGTTTCTGCCCTCCTATTTCTTCCCTCACACCTGTCCTGCTCCCCTCTGCAACTTGTTCTCCTCTTGCtgctcttctccccacccccacccttctaATTGTCCTAAATACCTACACATTTGTCTCTTTCTCCAACTCTGCTCCCTTTCTGCCTTCTTGTCACACGCCTTCTCTCCCTGTTACACTCCCACTCTGGGGCACTCCAGGTGTCTAGGCttacttccttctcttctcttctagtCAACACCTATCCCTGTTTCTCTCCTGGGATCACTCCTGTCAGCCCTCCTACCACAGACGCAGGGCCCCTGTCTCCTTgtctccaactcctggagatccCAAGCCTTTGTCCATTATTCTTTCACCCACCCGCTACTTTAAGGGCTTACTCTTATTTCATTTTACCATCCCTTTGCAACTGCCTCAGCCATCCTGGGCGACCCCGTCGGTTCTCTCATTGTTTTCCACTTCTGAGTTTGGCCTTTCACTCTCAGTCACTGCTTCTTCTGATCCCCCTCGCCCACGTATCTACAAAAATGATGAGTAAATGAAACGCCCGCCTATCAAAAGAGCACATTTTCCAACGAGACGGACTCGTGACGGATAAACACTGGGTGTCACACGTCCAGCCCAGGGGTGAGGAAAAGGGACTGACCAGGAAGGGGCAGAATGATGGGCCTCAGGAGAGGCGAGGACAGAGAGGCTGGGAGCGAAGGGGGTCTCGGGCTGGGCGGGCTCTCCAGAATCGCAGGACAGGGGAGAGGACGCGGCTTCTCCGGGAGCGGGGCTGTCGACGCGACCTCCAGGGGCCGACAGGGTGAGGCGGTGGAGGTGGGCGTGCCCGAATCCCCCTCGCGCCCGGGGACTTTACAAGGCACAGGCGTAGGTACTAACGGTTAAGTTTTAAGCAGGAAAATATCCCGAAAGGCGGTGTCTCTGGAGCCGAAGGccgaaaagcaaaaggcaaggacAAGCCTCAGAGCGATTTCGAATACTCGACCTGTAACCGCGGCCTCTGGGTTTATTTGGGGCGGACAGCGGGGTATTTGGATATAACTTTCGCAGAACCAGCGGGACGCAGAAGATGGGCGTGGCGAGGGCGGGTTGGACGGCTAAGCGCGCAGCACACGTTTACACTAGGAGAAAAAAACTCAAGTGCCCCCGGGCGACCTTCTCTCGCGGCCTTCCGCTTCCGCAGGAAAGTGCGCACGCGTGGATTCCGAGGCGGAATTTCCGGGTCGTGGGTTGGGCGGATTGCTGCAGGCGAGGGGCGGGGCGAGGAGCGTCCCAGTCTACAGCGAGAGCAAGGCGGGGCAAGGTGCAGGGAGGTATTTaggacgatgagatggctggatggcatcactgactcgatggacttgagtctgggtgaactccgggagttggtgatggacagggaggcctggcgtgctgcgattcatggggtcgcaaagaatcggacacgactgagcgactgaactgaactgaattgatgcccCATAAATTACAGCCTGTTTTTTAGTTGCCTTTAACATCtaaatagatagcatattcttCTATAATTACAATATGGAAATGActgtgaagaaaataaactttttgtcATATGTTGAGGAAAGAAAGGTGGtagtagtgaaagtcgctcagtcgtgtccgacactgcgACCCCATcgtctgtacagtccatggaattctccaggccagaatcctggagtgggtagtctttcccttctgcgtgggatcttcccaagacagggatctaacccaggtctcccgcattgcaggcggattctttaccagctgagccacaagggaagccctcgtTAGTAAGATATATCCAGTGTTTTAGCAACAACATCTAAGCAGCCAGGGTATGGTCAGTGTTTGGCGACAGACTTAAAAATCTGCAATCCGTGcctatctttgatttcttcctttagTGCCTGTTGGCTGCTAGACAGTTCTCTTCTCCTTAAATTCTTCCCATTTAATTTGAACTTTATACATTCCCCTACAGCCTCCTGGAAATTGTGAGGATTTGGGTCACTTTGCACTCCCCCTCC
The nucleotide sequence above comes from Bos indicus x Bos taurus breed Angus x Brahman F1 hybrid chromosome 18, Bos_hybrid_MaternalHap_v2.0, whole genome shotgun sequence. Encoded proteins:
- the LOC113875841 gene encoding uncharacterized protein LOC113875841, whose amino-acid sequence is MMGLRRGEDREAGSEGGLGLGGLSRIAGQGRGRGFSGSGAVDATSRGRQGEAVEVGVPESPSRPGTLQGTGVGRKAKGKDKPQSDFEYSTCNRGLWVYLGRTAGYLDITFAEPAGRRRWAWRGRVGRLSAQHTFTLGEKNSSAPGRPSLAAFRFRRKVRTRGFRGGISGSWVGRIAAGEGRGEERPSLQREQGGARCREPPGNCEDLGHFALPLRMPGKHALRTVEKRKLTGSLDQRRCCGGAPHRHACRGGRPSQLEGQTPHGSVPETQGQNLQSETGGLRFFLRHPAEVDTES